The Streptomyces sp. NBC_00102 genome segment GATCCGAGGACTCGCCCGGCGTACCGGCCGCCGGCGCCCTGCCCGCCGGTGGGCTCTCCGCCGGTGTGCTCGCGGCCGGCGGGCTGCCTGCCGCTTCCTCAGCCGATGCTGAAGGCGCCCTCGGGCGGCTCGGGTGAGGCGACCGCGTCGCGGTCGCCGACCGGCTCCGCCCGGCCGATCAGGCGGGTGAGCGCCGGGCCGTGCTCGACCCGGGCGGGGAAGGCGTCGCCGGCGCAGCGCCGGGTGAGCGCGGCGGTGTCCAGCGGTGCGTGGGAGGCGAGCAGGACGACGTTCCCGAAGCGCCGGCCGCGCAGCACGGCGGGTTCGGCGACGACCGCCAGCTCGGTGAAGACGGAGGCGAAGCCGGCGAGCTGCGACCGGAGGAAGCCGAAGGGCGCGCTGTCGGCGAGGTTGGCGGCGTAGATCCCGTCCGTACGCAGGACCCGGGCGGCGGCTCGGGCGTACTCGACCGAGGTGAGGTGCGCCGGGACGCGCGACCCGCCGAAGACGTCGGCGATCAGCACGTCGACGGAGCCGGGCGCGGTCCGCTCCAGCAGTTCCCGCGCGTCCTCGGCGTGCACGGCGATGCCGCTGCCGTCCGGCAGCGGGAGCTGCTCCGCCACCAACTCCAGCAGTCCCCGGTCGGCCTCGGCGACCCGCTGACGGGAGCCGGGCCGGGTGGCTGCGGTGTAGCGCGGCAGGGTCAGCGCCCCGCCGCCCAGGTGCAGGACGTCGAGCGGTTCCCCGGGGTCCGCGGCGGTGTCCAGTACGTGCGCGAGGCGTTGGACGTACTCGAACTCCAGGTGCGCGGGGTCGTCCAGGTCCACGTAGGACTGCGGGGCCCCGTCGACCGTCAGAAGCCACGCGCGGTCCCGGTCCACGTCGGGCAGCAGGCGGGCGGTGCCGTGGTCGACCTCGCGGATGACGGGTATGGGCTCGTTCACTCCCCCATTGTGAGGCGTCCGGCGGGGTGGGTCGTCCGGCGCGGAAGCCGGGCCCGCCTCCCCCGGGGTGGGGAAGACGGGCCCGGGCCGTCGGGCCGCTGCGCCGTCGGACCCCAGCGCCGGGTCGCGGCATGCCGTGGCCGTGGCCGTCAGAGCAGCGCGGTGACGGTGCCGGCTCCGACGGTGCGACCGCCCTCACGGATCGCGAAGCCGAGTCCGGGCTCCAGCGGCACGTCCCGGCCGAGCTCGACGGTCATGGTGACCGTCTCCCCCGGGCGCGCGACCGCCGCCTCCCCCAGGTCCACATCGCCGACCACGTCCG includes the following:
- a CDS encoding spermidine synthase, with the protein product MNEPIPVIREVDHGTARLLPDVDRDRAWLLTVDGAPQSYVDLDDPAHLEFEYVQRLAHVLDTAADPGEPLDVLHLGGGALTLPRYTAATRPGSRQRVAEADRGLLELVAEQLPLPDGSGIAVHAEDARELLERTAPGSVDVLIADVFGGSRVPAHLTSVEYARAAARVLRTDGIYAANLADSAPFGFLRSQLAGFASVFTELAVVAEPAVLRGRRFGNVVLLASHAPLDTAALTRRCAGDAFPARVEHGPALTRLIGRAEPVGDRDAVASPEPPEGAFSIG